In Sulfurisphaera javensis, a single genomic region encodes these proteins:
- a CDS encoding METTL5 family protein, with translation MEKIPLHPNPNYELEQYLTPSDLASEIIWTAFLRGDVKNKVVVDLGCGTGRLCAGISLLGGYCICVDIDYESLKVAKEFFENENIIAEFVNADVNNLEIRADTVIQNPPFGVVRKGADLIFLDKALSIAKTVYSIHKSNPETLQLITKLATSKGFQVEYLTHKFRMKAYYPWHRKKIHEFLIDIYLFTKPFNRQ, from the coding sequence TTGGAAAAAATACCTTTACATCCTAATCCAAATTATGAATTAGAACAATATTTAACACCTTCTGATTTAGCTTCAGAAATAATTTGGACCGCTTTCTTAAGAGGAGACGTAAAAAATAAAGTGGTCGTGGATTTAGGTTGCGGAACTGGAAGACTTTGTGCTGGAATATCACTCTTAGGTGGTTATTGTATTTGTGTTGACATAGATTATGAAAGCTTAAAAGTTGCAAAAGAATTTTTTGAAAACGAAAATATAATTGCAGAATTTGTAAATGCAGATGTAAATAACTTAGAAATTAGAGCCGATACTGTAATCCAAAATCCTCCATTCGGAGTAGTAAGAAAAGGTGCTGATCTAATTTTTTTAGATAAGGCACTTAGTATAGCTAAGACAGTTTACAGCATACACAAATCTAATCCCGAGACATTACAGTTAATAACTAAATTAGCTACATCTAAAGGATTTCAAGTTGAATATTTAACCCACAAGTTTAGAATGAAAGCATACTATCCATGGCATAGAAAAAAGATTCATGAGTTTTTAATCGACATATACCTATTTACTAAACCTTTTAATAGGCAATGA
- a CDS encoding phosphoglycolate phosphatase has product MVLSDFDRTLSSDRESFILREDVAKIVNYFSAKYLFFVVTGRERKYINILARGLSPTGWIIENGGIILIKDKEIKLTDENWYSIREKIIKKLDKEGIPYSVGEVIIYVNSAFENKRKLEEIVEAKVEWNRNDAMIMPHNVSKGNAVLFLKSYLGFKGKTIGIGDSQNDIPLFNVVDLKVAVANALPEIKSMADIVLDKEDGEGVKDFLLRILNGEINIDSLPIKRFSK; this is encoded by the coding sequence ATGGTATTATCTGATTTTGATAGAACGCTTTCTAGCGATAGGGAAAGTTTCATATTAAGGGAGGATGTAGCTAAGATAGTAAATTACTTTTCAGCAAAATATTTATTCTTTGTAGTAACTGGTAGAGAAAGGAAATATATAAATATATTAGCTAGGGGCCTTTCACCTACTGGTTGGATAATCGAAAACGGAGGAATAATATTAATTAAAGATAAAGAAATAAAGCTCACTGACGAAAATTGGTATTCTATAAGAGAAAAAATAATAAAGAAATTAGATAAAGAAGGAATACCTTATTCCGTAGGAGAAGTAATAATTTATGTTAATTCTGCTTTTGAAAATAAGAGGAAATTAGAAGAAATAGTTGAGGCGAAAGTAGAGTGGAATAGAAATGATGCTATGATTATGCCACATAATGTTAGTAAAGGTAATGCGGTACTCTTTCTAAAGAGCTATCTCGGATTTAAAGGAAAAACTATAGGAATAGGTGATAGCCAAAACGATATTCCTCTTTTTAATGTAGTTGATTTAAAAGTTGCTGTTGCAAATGCATTACCAGAGATAAAAAGTATGGCAGATATCGTTTTAGATAAAGAGGATGGAGAAGGAGTTAAGGATTTTTTATTAAGAATTCTTAATGGAGAGATTAACATAGATTCATTGCCTATTAAAAGGTTTAGTAAATAG
- a CDS encoding HIT family protein yields the protein MCLFCGIINKELEGFFIYEDNNYVAILDKYPISPGHTLVIPKKHFENYLDADDNTLSELAKVVKIVSLGVKDAVKADGLRILTNIGESAGQVIFHLHIHVIPTWEGDYPELFKSFKPRREQSKEYYELLQKIIRESIEKLKRKTGDDKWG from the coding sequence ATGTGTTTATTTTGTGGTATTATAAATAAAGAATTGGAAGGTTTCTTTATTTATGAGGATAATAATTATGTAGCTATTTTGGACAAGTATCCAATTTCCCCTGGACATACCTTAGTTATACCAAAAAAGCATTTTGAAAACTATTTAGACGCTGATGATAATACACTCTCTGAGTTAGCTAAAGTTGTTAAAATAGTCTCTTTGGGGGTTAAAGATGCAGTAAAAGCCGATGGGTTAAGAATACTAACTAATATAGGAGAAAGTGCTGGGCAAGTAATTTTTCATCTTCATATTCATGTTATTCCCACATGGGAAGGAGATTACCCAGAACTTTTTAAGTCATTCAAACCTAGAAGAGAACAGAGTAAGGAATATTATGAATTATTGCAAAAGATTATTAGGGAGTCAATCGAAAAGTTAAAAAGAAAAACTGGTGATGATAAGTGGGGCTAA
- a CDS encoding NUDIX hydrolase translates to MRIFSSQKFDVIIDKFSLPNGKEVEKAYVKHRGSVVIVPFLDKETIIMIKQYRPIVGKWLYELPAGTIEENEIEENTAKRELEEEIGYKANNLKKLFSFYVSPGVTTEIMHVYIAKDLVKTSQHLEEYEIIEPFEIKLGDAIKMVLDGKIEDGKTMLTLLFISQKYQELLTLQLI, encoded by the coding sequence ATGCGAATTTTCTCATCACAGAAGTTTGATGTGATTATAGATAAATTTTCATTACCTAATGGAAAAGAAGTAGAAAAAGCTTATGTGAAACATAGAGGTTCTGTGGTAATTGTTCCTTTCCTAGACAAAGAGACAATAATAATGATAAAACAATATAGGCCAATAGTTGGAAAATGGCTATATGAATTACCAGCTGGAACTATTGAGGAAAATGAAATTGAAGAAAACACTGCCAAAAGAGAGCTCGAAGAGGAAATAGGATATAAAGCTAATAATTTGAAGAAGCTATTTTCATTTTATGTTTCTCCAGGTGTTACTACAGAGATAATGCACGTTTATATAGCAAAAGATCTAGTGAAAACTTCCCAACACCTGGAGGAATATGAGATTATAGAGCCTTTCGAAATAAAACTTGGTGATGCTATAAAAATGGTTTTAGACGGAAAAATAGAGGATGGTAAGACTATGTTAACTCTACTATTTATTTCACAAAAATATCAAGAGCTCCTAACTCTCCAACTAATATAG
- a CDS encoding FAD-binding protein has protein sequence MGLKEELEARFGNNFSDSLVERLSHSADMGFLPQLVWANIKINIIPDYVIYPTSVEDVIDAVKIALKYKVPITPYGRGTNRYGNALTTEGGILLDFSKMDKVDVDENNMVAIAEPGATWKLVDLAAQSKGLQLRTFPSSYDSTVGGGIAGDALGIGSYEYGFISDNVSFVDMVNPKGELVHLEGGNLALVSGAEGITGFIVKAGIRLRKYSPTEALVLSFDSFDTAMRAVGEFYREVIPAWHVQVRGPAISSYIAQKFNAKLSPGKWNMIVLYPSLRSSLVEPKLYRIAQAFGATINEGEWTGWWSFNHGVVAALRTKGLLIHQHGLIHYTKINELVNELKNFLGQLGELSPNQGFDLDIDLEKREVLLVNAFTEVSLKPNDKKLIYDLAKNTLMMDSFIKVGGSLLSIGMFGHKYSRNRLSAMGKTFQQLGIDRYEVIKKYKEEMDPDELFNPGKVLEPRKRGRIVFEIVKRQQEALQFRFGIGFVKAIVPGGEISGFTAVKRFLDIFTDYSLECIDCAMCVTVCPQFKLIPQAPYAPKGMFDFVKGAISYYHLNGSVDIPDSAIAEISGCHKCGLCDGVCPAKIPISSLLVKLNSIVAKKVPEEPPVDIPLTQDPDVASVVNNNSDIVLWVGKYLTDNPTVAITALKIIKMLGLKVRLAGTTYDSGFMSYISGGERLQQHIKKNEELLNTSLEVITIAPEDYKVLSEVYRDYSNMLGLRISYEVSPIEIRVLKSIQLDGKGEEIYLHVACFSTSYANEIIRRLTEMGFRVRKVEGCSGAVLEKNIGKRADMMARALGSKYPMLITLCPLAAAKFRESGVLAKTLVEFLAEKLKIAVPTEIKVTKIELSATEKNALQATILNSIVSALTKRISLIVDTVTFTSSGVDEYKKIIEPLVKEAIEEATLQISNYISSLVEEKKKNGMKYEDLIAYLGSLTKELNAIVSTIQLDTVVDGIVEQVKRQSTEEFDASVLKSSLIFLIRDNEQMLKEKSVKVINV, from the coding sequence GTGGGGCTAAAAGAAGAATTAGAAGCTAGATTTGGCAATAACTTTTCAGATAGCCTTGTAGAACGTCTTTCACATTCGGCTGATATGGGATTTTTACCTCAATTAGTTTGGGCAAATATTAAAATTAATATCATTCCGGATTATGTTATTTATCCCACATCTGTAGAGGACGTAATTGATGCTGTTAAGATTGCTTTAAAATATAAGGTTCCTATTACACCATATGGTAGAGGTACTAATAGATATGGTAATGCATTAACTACAGAAGGAGGAATATTATTAGATTTCTCTAAGATGGATAAAGTTGATGTAGATGAAAACAATATGGTTGCTATTGCAGAACCAGGGGCTACTTGGAAATTAGTTGATTTAGCAGCTCAAAGTAAAGGTTTACAGTTAAGGACTTTCCCTTCATCGTATGATTCTACTGTCGGTGGAGGAATAGCTGGTGACGCATTAGGAATAGGTTCTTATGAATATGGTTTCATTTCTGATAATGTAAGTTTTGTTGACATGGTTAATCCAAAAGGAGAATTAGTTCACCTTGAAGGAGGTAACTTAGCTTTAGTGTCTGGTGCTGAAGGAATAACAGGTTTTATAGTTAAAGCCGGAATAAGACTTAGAAAATATTCTCCAACAGAGGCTTTGGTTCTTTCCTTTGATTCATTCGACACAGCAATGAGGGCTGTTGGTGAATTTTATAGAGAGGTAATACCAGCCTGGCATGTTCAAGTTAGAGGTCCTGCAATTTCCTCCTATATAGCTCAAAAGTTTAATGCGAAGTTATCACCAGGCAAATGGAATATGATAGTACTTTATCCTTCTTTACGTTCATCCTTAGTTGAACCTAAACTCTATAGAATAGCACAAGCATTTGGAGCTACTATAAATGAAGGAGAGTGGACTGGCTGGTGGTCATTTAATCATGGAGTTGTGGCTGCCCTAAGAACTAAAGGGTTGTTAATTCATCAGCACGGATTAATTCATTATACTAAGATTAATGAACTTGTAAATGAACTAAAAAACTTCTTAGGTCAATTAGGTGAATTATCTCCTAATCAAGGGTTCGATTTGGATATAGACCTAGAAAAGAGAGAGGTCCTGTTAGTTAATGCTTTTACAGAAGTATCTTTAAAACCTAACGATAAGAAGCTGATTTATGATCTAGCTAAAAACACGCTAATGATGGACTCGTTCATAAAAGTTGGAGGTTCCTTACTCTCTATTGGAATGTTTGGGCATAAATATTCTAGAAATAGATTATCAGCAATGGGCAAAACTTTCCAACAATTAGGTATTGACAGATACGAGGTAATTAAGAAATACAAAGAGGAAATGGATCCAGATGAATTATTTAATCCGGGAAAAGTGTTAGAGCCTAGAAAAAGAGGAAGAATAGTATTTGAGATAGTTAAAAGGCAACAAGAAGCTTTACAATTTAGGTTTGGGATTGGTTTTGTAAAAGCGATAGTTCCTGGGGGAGAAATTAGCGGATTTACAGCAGTTAAAAGATTTCTTGATATTTTCACAGATTACTCGCTGGAATGTATAGATTGTGCTATGTGTGTTACAGTATGTCCACAGTTTAAGTTAATTCCTCAAGCGCCTTATGCACCAAAGGGTATGTTTGACTTTGTAAAGGGTGCTATCTCTTATTATCACTTAAATGGTAGTGTTGATATCCCAGATTCAGCTATTGCTGAAATTTCTGGTTGTCATAAGTGTGGTTTATGTGATGGTGTTTGTCCAGCAAAGATTCCGATATCATCTCTTTTAGTAAAATTAAATAGTATAGTTGCAAAGAAAGTTCCAGAAGAACCACCAGTAGATATACCTTTAACACAAGACCCAGATGTAGCAAGTGTTGTTAATAATAATAGTGATATAGTTTTATGGGTAGGTAAATATCTTACCGACAATCCTACAGTAGCAATAACTGCATTAAAAATTATAAAGATGCTTGGTCTAAAAGTGAGATTAGCTGGAACTACCTATGATAGTGGATTTATGAGTTATATAAGTGGGGGAGAAAGGCTTCAACAACATATTAAGAAAAATGAGGAACTTCTTAATACTTCTTTAGAAGTCATTACAATAGCTCCAGAGGATTATAAAGTACTATCAGAAGTATATAGAGATTATTCAAATATGCTTGGTTTAAGGATTAGCTATGAAGTGTCTCCAATTGAAATTAGAGTATTAAAGTCTATTCAATTAGATGGAAAAGGAGAGGAAATTTATCTTCATGTGGCATGCTTCTCAACCTCTTATGCTAATGAAATTATAAGAAGATTGACTGAAATGGGATTTAGAGTAAGAAAAGTTGAAGGATGTTCTGGCGCTGTATTAGAAAAGAATATAGGTAAAAGAGCAGATATGATGGCAAGAGCTTTAGGTTCTAAATATCCTATGTTAATAACTTTATGTCCGCTAGCTGCTGCTAAGTTTAGAGAAAGTGGTGTTCTAGCAAAAACATTAGTTGAATTCTTAGCTGAAAAGCTCAAAATAGCTGTACCTACAGAAATTAAGGTTACTAAAATAGAGCTCTCTGCAACTGAAAAAAATGCGTTACAAGCTACCATATTAAACTCAATAGTAAGTGCATTAACAAAACGTATTAGCTTAATTGTTGATACTGTAACATTTACATCAAGTGGAGTAGATGAATATAAGAAAATCATAGAACCATTAGTCAAAGAAGCAATTGAAGAGGCAACTTTACAAATTAGCAATTATATTTCATCTTTGGTTGAGGAAAAGAAAAAGAACGGGATGAAATATGAAGATCTAATTGCTTATCTAGGAAGTTTAACTAAGGAATTAAATGCTATAGTTTCAACAATTCAACTTGACACTGTTGTTGACGGAATCGTAGAACAAGTAAAAAGGCAAAGTACTGAAGAGTTTGATGCTTCTGTACTTAAGTCTTCCTTAATATTCTTAATACGGGATAATGAGCAAATGCTAAAGGAGAAGAGCGTCAAGGTAATTAACGTTTAA
- a CDS encoding chlorite dismutase family protein, producing the protein MSNYVYMTVNMFKFSHEWWKLGKEEKKKIISKIDEMEKDYEKKIISLKRFISLRYDGDIIYWLSDFNTTPLNEFRYDLLSTSYLEEKISLFSVFKESPYTMGGNKDLSSFLKIPPLKYFVAYPMKKSPDWYLLPFNERKDIMAEHIKIARTHPDNEGIRSYTTYSFGIGDYEFVVIYEIPDLYRWTNVVEKLREAKARKWITLEEPILVGELGALDIFVK; encoded by the coding sequence ATGTCGAATTATGTTTATATGACTGTTAATATGTTTAAATTTTCTCATGAATGGTGGAAATTAGGTAAAGAAGAGAAAAAGAAAATAATTTCAAAAATAGACGAAATGGAAAAAGATTATGAAAAGAAAATAATTTCATTAAAGAGGTTTATCTCATTAAGATATGATGGTGATATAATCTATTGGCTTTCAGATTTTAATACTACACCATTAAATGAATTTAGATACGATTTGCTTTCAACTTCTTATCTCGAAGAGAAAATATCTCTATTTTCTGTCTTTAAGGAATCTCCTTATACTATGGGAGGAAATAAAGATTTGTCATCTTTCTTAAAAATACCTCCTTTAAAGTATTTTGTTGCTTATCCTATGAAAAAATCACCAGACTGGTATTTATTACCCTTCAACGAGAGAAAAGATATAATGGCTGAGCATATAAAGATTGCTAGAACGCATCCAGATAATGAAGGGATAAGATCTTATACTACTTATTCTTTTGGAATAGGAGATTATGAATTTGTTGTTATTTATGAAATTCCAGATTTATATAGATGGACAAATGTTGTTGAAAAATTAAGAGAAGCAAAAGCAAGAAAATGGATTACTTTAGAAGAGCCTATATTAGTTGGAGAGTTAGGAGCTCTTGATATTTTTGTGAAATAA
- a CDS encoding TIM barrel protein, protein MPKIYLGPAGVPHSSKKRNTIDGIRTVKELGLNAMEVEFVQGVRMSPESAEEAGKVAKELGVRLSVHAPYFINLCSEEREKVEASKKRLLDAADRAERMGADTIAIHIAFYGKKSPEECYQIVKSELGATVDTARSMGIKNVKFGVETMAKDSAFGTLDEVISISKEIKGVVPYIDWAHTFARQGGKIDYGEIIDRLIKELGLSHINSHFESLVYRNGKYVDEHLPIDNNSPPFEPLAREILKRDISITLICESPELERDALKMKKILEDLGYKF, encoded by the coding sequence ATGCCTAAAATTTACCTTGGACCTGCTGGAGTTCCTCATTCTTCAAAGAAAAGGAATACTATTGATGGAATAAGGACAGTAAAAGAGCTTGGTTTAAATGCTATGGAAGTAGAATTTGTTCAAGGAGTACGAATGAGTCCAGAGAGTGCTGAGGAAGCCGGAAAAGTTGCTAAAGAATTAGGTGTCAGATTATCAGTTCATGCACCTTACTTTATAAACTTATGTTCTGAAGAGAGAGAAAAAGTAGAAGCATCTAAAAAAAGACTCCTAGACGCTGCTGATAGAGCTGAAAGAATGGGGGCTGACACAATAGCTATTCATATAGCCTTTTATGGTAAAAAATCGCCAGAGGAATGTTATCAAATAGTAAAATCAGAATTAGGAGCTACTGTTGACACGGCTAGATCTATGGGAATTAAAAACGTAAAATTTGGGGTTGAAACTATGGCAAAAGATTCAGCTTTTGGAACTTTGGATGAGGTTATCTCTATATCTAAGGAGATAAAAGGAGTTGTTCCTTACATTGACTGGGCTCATACTTTTGCAAGACAAGGTGGTAAAATAGATTATGGTGAAATAATTGATAGGCTTATAAAAGAGTTAGGCCTTTCTCACATAAACTCTCATTTTGAGTCTTTAGTTTACAGAAACGGCAAATATGTAGATGAGCATTTACCTATAGATAATAACTCTCCACCTTTTGAACCTTTAGCAAGAGAGATATTAAAACGAGATATATCTATAACACTTATATGTGAGAGTCCTGAGTTAGAAAGGGACGCATTAAAAATGAAGAAAATATTAGAGGATTTGGGGTATAAATTTTGA